The Limibacillus sp. genomic interval AGCATGACCTTGGGCGATTCATGCGCGTGCTCGAAGACCTGCTGGTCGCCCCGGAACTTGCCGTGGAAGGTCATGAGCAAGAGGCGCCAGGAATAGAAGGCCGTCAGGAAGGCCGCGATCACGCCCGCCCAGTAGGCGAAGGTGCCCGCGTTGGTATGCGCGGCGTAGGCGGTCTCCAGAACCATGTCCTTGGAGAAGAAGCCGGCGAAGGGCGGGATGCCCGCCAGCGCCAGGGAGCCGATCCACATGAGCCCGTAGGTCCAGGGGATGGTGCGCCAGAGGCCGCCCATCTTGCGCATGTCTTGCTCGTTCGCGACCGCGTGGATCACCGAGCCCGCGCCCAGGAACAGCAGCGCCTTGAAGAAGGCGTGGGTCATCAGGTGGAACATGGCCGCGCTGTAGGCGGAAACGCCGATCGCGAAGAACATGTAGCCGAGCTGGGAGCAGGTCGAATAGGCGATCACCCGCTTGATGTCGTTCTGACAGGTGCCGACCGTCGCCGCGAAGAAGGCCGTGCAGGCGCCAACGATGGTCACCACGGTCAAGGCGTCCGGCGCGTACTCGAAAATCGGCGAGAGGCGGCAGAGCATGAAGACGCCCGCCGTCACCATGGTCGCGGCATGGATCAGCGCGGAAACCGGCGTCGGGCCCTCCATGGCGTCCGGCAGCCAGGTGTGCAGGCCCAACTGCGCCGACTTGCCCATCGCGCCGATGAAGAGCAGCAGGCAGATGATGGTCAGCGCGTGCCCCTCGATGCCCAGGAAGTTGACCGTGTAGTCCTGGAAGTTCGGCACGGCCTCGAAGGCCTGATCGAAGCTGACCGTGCCAAGCAGCAGGAAGGCGCCGGCGATGCCGAGCGCGAAGCCGACGTCGCCCACGCGGTTGACCAGGAAGGCCTTGATGGCCGCTGCGTTCGCGCTGGGCTTCTCGTACCAGAAGCCGATCAGCAGGTAGGAGGCCAGACCGACGCCCTCCCAGCCGAAGAACATCTGCACGAAGTTGTCCGCCGTCACCAGCATCAGCATGAAGAAGGTGAAGAGGCTCAAGTAAGCCATGAAGCGCGGGATCGACTTGTCGTGGCTCATGTAGCCCACGGAATAGACGTGGACCATGGCCGAAACGCCGGTCACCACCACCAGCATGACGGCGGAGAGCGTGTCGATCCGAAGCGCCCAGGAGGCTTCGAAAGCGCCGCTGTCGAACCAGGTGAAGAGCTCGATGACCTTCAGCTTCTCCTCGCCGAACCCGATGGTCGCAAAGGAGATGCAGGACAGCACAGCCGAGACGATCAGCAGCGAGCAGGTGACGATCTGCGCGCCGCGGTCGCCGATCTTCTTGCCGAAGAAACCGGCAATGATCGCGCCCAGAAGCGGCAGGAATACGATAAGGGCTTCCATGGTTTCTTGTTCTCCCCCCTCAGCCCTTCATCATGTTGATGTCTTCGACCGCGATGGAGCCGCGATTGCGGAAGTAGACCACCAGGATGGCGAGCCCGATCGCCGCTTCGGCGGCGGCCACGGTCAGCACGATCATGGTGAAGATCTGCCCGACCAGATCCCCCAGGTGCGTCGAGAAGGCGACCAGATTGATGTTGACCGCCAGCAGCATCAGCTCGATCGACATCAGGATCACGATGACGTTCTTCCGGTTCAGGAAGATGCCGAAAATCCCCAGCGTGAAGAGGATCGCCGAGAGCGTCAGGTAGTGTGAAAGACCTATTTCAAGCATGATCTAGACCCCGCTCCGGCTCGGTACTTTTTTGACCTCGATGGTATCGCCGACCTTGCGCGACACCTGCTTGGAGATCGACTGGCGGCGCACGCCCTCGCGCTTCCTGAGCGTCAGCACGATGGCGCCGATCATGGCGACCAGCAGGATCATGCCGCAGGCCTGGAAGAGGTAGACGTAGTCGGTGTAGAGCACGCGGCCGATGGCCTCGGTGTTGGTCACCTGATCGATCGGCGGGATCGGTTGCTGGGCGACGCTGGCGGCCTCGGGCGCCACGGCCCAGGCGCCGAACACCAGGATCAGCTCGGCCAGAAGCACCAGACCGATCAAGGCCCCGATGGGCAGGTATTGAAGGAACCCTTGCCGGAGCTCGACGATGTTGATGTCCAGCATCATCACCACGAAGAGGAACAAGACGGCGACCGCGCCGACATAGACCACGACCAGGATCATGGCCAGAAACTCCGCGCCCATCAGCACGAAGATGCCCGAGGCGTTGACGAAGGCCAGGATCAGGAACAGCACGGAATGCACGGGATTGCGCGCGGCGATCACCATGATCGCCGACGCGACGATGATCCCGGCCAGGAGATAGAATACGAGGGCCTGAACGATCATGGCTTCGCGCCCTCCCCTTTTATCTTGTTCAACAACATCCGTTCCCCGTGTCCCTAGTTCCGCGCCCCGTGTGCCTTAGCGGTAGGGCGCGTCCTTGGCGATCGCCTGCGCGATCTCGTACTCCCAACGCTCGCCGTTCTCCAGCAGCTTGTCCTTGTTGTAGAAGAGCTCCTCGCGGGTCTCCGCGGCGAACTCGAAGTTCGGCCCCTCGACGATGGCGTCCACCGGGCAGGCTTCCTGACAGAAGCCGCAGTAGATGCACTTGGTCATGTCGATGTCGTAGCGCGTGGTGCGGCGGCTGCCGTCCTCGCGCGGCTCCGACTCGATGGTGATCGCCAGCGCCGGACAGATCGCCTCGCAGAGCTTGCAGGCGATGCAGCGCTCCTCGCCGTTGGGATAGCGCCTCAGCGCGTGCTCCCCCCGGAAGCGCGGCGAAATCGGCCCCTTCTCGTAGGGGTAGTTCAGCGTCACCTTCGGTGTGAAGAAGTAGCGCAGGGTCATGGCCATGCCGCCCAGCAACTCGGCCAGGAACAGGGACTTAGCGCTGCGATCTATGAAGGACATTATTGCTCGTTACCCTTTGTTATCACTTCGGCAGCCAGTCGAAGGCCACCAGCACACCCGCGGTCAGAACCACCCAAAGCAGCGAGAAGGGAAGGAAGACCTTCCACCCGAGACGCATCAGCTGGTCGTAGCGGTAGCGCGGGAAAGTAGCGCGGACCCAGAGGAAGAAGAACAGCACCAGGCAGATCTTCGCCGCGAACCAGATCGGCCCCGGGATCCAATTGAAGGGCGCGATGTCGATGATCGGCAGCCAGCCCCCCAGGAACAGGATCGTGGTCATCGCGCTCATCAGGATCATGTTGGCGTATTCGCCCAGGAAGAAGAGCGCGAAGGTCATGGAGGAGTATTCGACGAAGAAGCCCGCGACCAGCTCGGACTCGCCTTCGGGCAGGTCGAAGGGCGCGCGGTTGGTCTCCGCCAGGACCGAGATGAAGAAGATCACGAACATCGGCAGCAGCGGCACGGCGAACCAGAGCCCGCGCTGCGCCTCGACGATATCGGTCAGGTTCAGGGAGCCGACGCAGAGCAGCACCGTGATGATCACGAAACCCATGGAAACTTCATAGGAGACCATCTGCGCGGCCGACCGAAGCGCGCCCAGGAAGGGATACTTCGAGTTGGAGGCCCAACCGGCCATGATCACGCCGTAGACGCCGAGCGAGGAAATGGCGAAGAGGTACAGGATGCCGACGTTGATGTCGGAGATCACCAGACCCGGCCCGACCGGGATCACCGCCCAGGCCACCATCGCCAGGATGAAGGTCAGCATCGGCGCGGCGACGAAGACGATCTTGTTGGCGCCCGCGGGCAGGATGGTTTCCTTGAACAGCAGCTTGATGCCGTCGGCCAGAGGCTGCAGAAGCCCCAGCGGCCCGACCGTGTTGGGCCCCTTGCGCAGCTGCATGGCGCCGATCACCTTGCGCTCGGCGTAGGTCAGATAGGCGACGGCGCCCAGCAACGGCACCACGATCGCCAGGATCTGCAGCACGATGATGATGCCGGGCAACGCATAGCCCTGGAAGAACTCAGCCATCGGTGCCCGTCGCCTCCCCCTTGTTCCAGACGAAGGCCTCGCTGCAGGCGGCCATGGTCTCCGACGCCCGTGAGATCGGGTCAGTCATGTAGAAGTTTTCTATTGGAAGATCAAAGGCTTCCGATGCAATCCTCCCATCCATTCCGAAGGCCTCCCAAGCGGCCTTGGGCACCTGATCAATGGCGGCGAAGAGGGGATTGACCTCGATCATGTGCTGGCGCAACTCGCCCAGGCTGTCGTAGGGAAGCGCCTTGCCGGTCAGCGGCGAGAAAGCCCGCAGAATGGTCCAGTCCTCCCGCGCCTCACCCGGCGGAAAGGCAGCCAGGCGCCCGAGCTGCACCCTGCCCTCGACATTGACGTAGGTGCCGTTCTTTTCCGTGTAGGCGGCGCCCGGCAGGATCACATCGGCGCGGTGAGCGCCCGCGTCGCCGTGGTGCCCCTGATAGACGACAAAGCTGTCGCCCAGGCGGCCCATGTCGATCTCGTCCGCGCCCAGCAGCCAGACCAGGCCGATATCGCCCTTCTCGCAGCCCTCCAGGATGCCGGTCGTGTCGCGCCCGCCCTCGCCCGGCGCGAAGCCGATGTCGAGACCGCCGACGCGGCTGGCGGCGCGCTGCAGCACGTTGAAGCCGTTCCAGTCGCCGGAGACCATGCCGAAGCGCTCGGCCACCTGCCGGGCCAGGGCCAGCAGCGCATCGCCGTCCGCGCGCGCCAGGACGCCAGAGCCCAGGATGATCATGGGCTTCTCGGCTTTCTCCAGCACCTCGGCGAAGGCGCCCTTGCCCTCGGCCAGTTCCTTCAGGCTGTCTGGCCCCGCGCCCAGGTAGTCGGTCTCGTAGGTCAGGTCGACCGGCTGGCCGATCACGCCGACCCTGAAGCCGCCCCTCAGGAACCGCTTGCGCAGGCGTGCGTTGACCATGGCCGCTTCCCAGCGCGGGTTGGACCCGACGATGAGACAAGCGTCAGCCTGTTCGATACCCGCGATGGAGCTGTTGAAAAGGTAGGAGGCGCGCACGCCCGGATCGCCCTTGGCGCCGTCCTGGCGGCAATCGATGTTGGCCGAGCCGAGGGAGCTCATCAGGTCCTTCAGCGCCAGCATGGACTCGACCTCGCAGAGATCGCCCGCGATGGCCGCCACCTGCTCGCCCTTCAGCACGGAAAGCTTGTCGGCGATGGCCTGGAAGGCCACCTCCCAGCTCACCGGCTGCAGCTTGCCGTCCCGGCGCAGGTAGGGCCGGTCCAGACGGCGCTTCTTGAGGCCGTCGATGGCATGGCGGGTCTTGTCGTGGATCCACTCCTCGTTGATGCCTTCATGCAGGCGCGGCAGGACCCGCAGGACCTCCCTGCCCCGCACGTCGACGCGGATGTTGGAGCCCACGGCGTCCATAACGTCGACCGAGAGGGTCTTGCGCAACTCCCAGGGGCGCGCGTGGAAGGCGTAGGGACGGCTGGTCAGTGCGCCGACCGGGCAGACATCCACAACGTTGCCGGAAAGCTCCGAGTTCACCGCCTGCTCAAGGCTGGTGATCTCGGCGTGCTCGCCGCGATTGACGAGGCCCATCTGCTCGACGCCGCCGATCTCCGTGGAGAAGCGCACACAGCGCGTGCAGTGGATGCAGCGGGTCATGATCGTCTTGATCAGCGGCCCCATGTACTTCTCGGTGACCGCGCGCTTGTTCTCTTCGTAGCGGCTGCGGTCGAAGCCATAGGCCATGGCCTGGTCCTGAAGGTCGCATTCACCGCCCTGATCGCAGATCGGGCAGTCCAGCGGATGGTTGATCAGAAGGAACTCCATCACGCCCTTGCGCGCCTTCTTGACCTTGTCGGTGTCGGTCTTGATCACCATTCCTTCGCCGACCGGCATGGCGCAGGACGCGATGGGCTTGGGCGCCTTTTCCATCTCGACCAGACACATGCGGCAGTTGCCCGCGATCGACAGGCGGTCGTGATAGCAAAAGCGCGGTATCTCCTTGCCCGCCATCTCGCAGGCTTGGAGCACCGTGACTCCTGCCGGTACTTCGATTTCGATGCCGTCGACGGTTACCTTCGGCATTGCTTACTCCGCTGCCGTTTGGTGGTTTTTCTTATAGTCCGCAATCCGCTTCTCCAGCTCCGGCCGGAAGTGGCGGATCAGGCCCTGGACAGGCCAGGCCGCAGCGTCGCCCAACGCGCAGATGGTATGGCCTTCGACCTGATAGCTGACGTCCAGAAGGTTATCGATCTCCTCGACGTCCGCGCGGCCCTGCACCATGCGGGTCATGACCCGGTACATCCAGCCCGTGCCCTCTCGGCAGGGCGTGCACTGGCCGCAGGACTCATGCATGTAGAAGTGGCTGAAGCGCGCGATGGCCTCGACGATATCGGTCGACTTGTCCATCACCATCACCGCCGCCGTGCCCAGGCCCGACTTCGCCTCCTTAAGCGAATCGAAGTCCATCAGCACGTTGTCGCAGACATCCTTGGGGATGACCGGGACCGAAGAGCCGCCCGGCACTACGGCCAGCAGGTTGTCCCAACCGCCGCGCACCCCGCCCGCGTGCTTTTCGATCAACTCGCGCAGGGGGATGCCCATCTCCTCCTCCACGTTGCAGGGCTGCTCGACGTGGCCGGAGATGGAATAGATCTTGGTGCCGGTGTTGTTCGGGCGACCGAGACCGGCGAACCAGTCCGCGCCGCGCCGCAGGATCGTCGGCGCCACCGCGATGGTCTCCACGTTGTTGACCGTCGAGGGGCAGCCGTAGACGCCCACCGCCGCCGGGAACGGCGGCTTCAGGCGCGGCTGGCCCTTCTTGCCCTCCAGCGATTCGATCAGCGCCGTCTCCTCGCCGCAGATGTAGGCGCCCGCGCCGCGGTGGATGACGATATCGAAGTCATAGCCCGAGCCGCAGGCGTTCTTGCCCAGGTACCCCGCCTCGCGCGCCTCGGCCACGGCCTCCTCCAGGCGCACCCAGGGCTCCCAGTACTCGCCGCGGATATAGATGAAGGCCTTGGTGCAGCGCATGGCGAAGCCCGCGACCAGGCAGCCTTCCAGCAGCATGTGCGGGTCGTTGCGCATGATCTCCCGGTCCTTGCAGGAACCCGGCTCGGATTCGTCCGCGTTGACCACCAGGTAGGCCGGGCGTCCATCGCTCTGCTTGGGCATGAAGGACCACTTCAGGCCGGTCGGAAAGCCCGCCCCGCCGCGCCCGCGCAAGCCGGAGGCCTTGATCCGCTCGACGATCTCCTCGGGGCCCAGGTCCAGCAGCTCCTTGGTCTTGTCCCAGACGCCGCGCTTCTCCGCGCCCTTCAGGCGCCAATCCTGCTGGCCGTAGAGGTTCTGGAAGATGCGGTCCTTGTCACTCAGCATGGCTGCTCACGCCCCCTCCTTGCCGAAGGTGTCCTGAAGCGTGGTCGGGCCCCCTTCCGGGATCGAGGAGAGACGCCCCTTCTGCGACCCGGGCTCGGGCTTCTCGCCCTTGCGCAGAGCCGCCACGATCTCCTTGGCGCGCTCCGGCGTCAGGTCCTCGTAGTAGTCGCGGTCGTTGACCTGGAACATCGGCGCGTTGCAGCAGGCGCCCAGGCACTCGACCTCCGTGACAGTCACCTTGCCGTCTTCGCTGGTCTCGCCCAGCTTGGAGGTGCCGGCGGCTTCGAGACAGGCCTTGGTGATCGCGTCCGACCCGTTGAGCCAGCAGTGCGAGGTGCGGCAGACCTGCACCAGATGGTCGCCCACCGGCTTCTGGTTGAACATGGTGTAGAAGCTGGAGACCTCGTAGACGCGGATCGGCGCCATATCGAGCAGGCGCGCCACGTGTTCGATGCAGGCCGGGGACACCCAGTTGCCGTTCTGCTCCTGCGCCAGATAGAGCAGATAGAGAACCGCGCTCGCCTGCCGTCCCTCGGGATAGCGGGCGATGTAGGCCTCCGCCTTCTTCTGGTTCTCGGGCGTGAACTCGAAGCCCTTATCCCGGGGCTCCGGATGGCTGGTGATCTTGAGGCTCATCGGTCGACCTCCCCGAAGACGATGTCCATGGAGCCGAGGATCGCGACGGAATCGGCCAGCATGTGGCCCTTGCACATGTAATCCATGCCCTGGAGGTGCAGGAAGCCCGGCGCGTGTATGCGGCAGCGGTAGGGACGGTTGGAGCCGTCGGACACCAGATAGACGGCGAACTCGCCCTTGGGCGCCTCGACCGCGCAGTAGGTCTCGCCCGGCGGCACGTGGAAACCCTCGGTGTAGAGCTTGAAGTGGTGGATCAGCGCTTCCATCGACTTCTTCATCTCCGGGCGCTTGGGCGGCACGACCTTGTTGTTGACGGCGGAAACCGGGCCGTCCGGCATGCGCTCGATGCACTGGAGGATCAGGCTGTGGCTCTGTCGCATCTCCTCCATGCGGACGAGATAGCGGTCGAAGCAGTCGCCGTTCTTGCCGACGGGAATGTCGAAGTCCAGCTCCTCATAGCACTCGTAGGGCTGCGACTTGCGCAGGTCCCAGGCGACGCCTGAGCCGCGCAGCATCGGGCCGGTGAAGCCCCAATCGTAGCAGTCCTGGGCCGAGATCACGCCGATGTCCACCGTGCGCTGGCGGAAGATGCGGTTCTCGTTCAACAGCGCTTCGATGTCGTCCAGGTGCTTCAAGAAGCCCTTGGACCAGTCGTGGATATCCTCAAGCAGGCCCGCGGGAATGTCCTGATGCACCCCGCCCGGACGGAAATAGGCCGAGTGGAGCCGGGCGCCGGAGGCGCGCTCATAGAACTCCATCAGCTTTTCGCGTTCCTCGAACATCCAGAGGATCGGCGTCATGGCGCCCACGTCGATGGCGAAGGTCGCGATGTTCAGAAGGTGGTTCAGGATGCGCGTGATCTCGCAGAAGAGGACCCGCACGTACTGCCCGCGCGGCGGAACCTCCAGGCCCAGAAGCTTCTCGGTCGCCAGCACGAAGGCATGCTCCTGCGACATGGGCGACACGTAGTCCAGCCGGTCGAAGTAGGGCATGGCCTGAAGGTAGGTCTTGTATTCGATCAGCTTTTCCGTGCCCCGGTGCAGCAGGCCGATGTGCGGGTCGGCGCGCTCGATCACCTCGCCGTCCATCTCCAGCACCAAGCGCAGCACGCCGTGGGCGGCGGGATGCTGCGGGCCGAAGTTCAGCGTGAAGGGGCGGATCTTGGTCTCAGCCATCAGGAAGCCCCCTCTTCTTTCTTCTTCTCGGCCTTCTCGTCGCCCGGCAGGTGCAGGATGCCCTCCCAGGGGCTGACGAAGTCGAAGGTGCGGAAGTCCTGGGTCAGCTTCACGGGCTCGTAGACCACGCGCTTCTGGGTCTCGTCATAGCGCAGCTCGACGTGACCGGTCAGCGGGAAGTCCTTGCGCAGCGGGTGCCCTTCAAAACCGTAGTCGGTGAGGATGCGGCGCAGGTCGGGGTGATCGGCGAAATAGACGCCGTAGAGGTCCCAGACCTCCCGCTCCATCCAGCCCGCGGAGGGAAAGAGGGAGACGACGGAGGGCAGCGTGTCCTCCTCGCCCGCCGACACCTTCACGCGGATGCGCTGGTTGTGGATCAGGGAAAGCAGGTTGTAGACCACCTCGAAACGCTCTTCGCGCGAGGGGTAATCAACCGCCGTGATGTCGAGAAGCTGCTGGAACTTCAGGTTCTGGTCGTCGCGCAGATGCTTCAAGAGCACCGGCAAACCGGTCTTGCTGGTCCAGACGATCAGCTCGCCCACCACCTCTTCGACCTGCAGGACTTCCGAGGGGCGTGTCGCCTCCAGAAGATCGGCCATTTCCTTCAAAGCTTCGTTCATATCGGCTTTCGTTCGACTTCCCTGGAGGAGCCACGCTGAATCAACGCGCCCCTGTTAGCGTGACAGCCCGCCCTGACGGCGGATCTTCTTCTGCAGCTGCAAAATGCCATAGAGCAGCGCTTCTGCGGTCGGCGGGCAACCCGGCACGTAGATATCGACCGGCACGATCCGGTCGCAGCCGCGCACCACGGAATAGGAGTAGTGGTAGTAGCCACCGCCGTTTGCGCAGGAGCCCATGGAGAGCACGTAGCGCGGCTCTGCCATCTGGTCGTAAACCTTGCGCAGGGCCGGCGCCATCTTGTTGCAGAGCGTGCCGGCGACGATCATCACATCCGATTGGCGCGGGCTCGGCCGGAACACCATGCCGAAGCGGTCGAGATCGTAGCGGCTACAGGCCGTGTGCATCATTTCGACCGCGCAGCACGCCAACCCGAAGGTCATGGGCCAGAGCGAGCCCGACTGGGCCCAGGCTCCGAGCTTGTCCAACTGAGCGACCACGAAACCCTTGTCCTGGAGCTCGTCGTTGACCTTCTTGAAGATCAAGTCCTGCTCGGCGCCGGGGGGCAGCGGCGCCGCCGCGTCGAGCGCGCCTGTCGCCTTTACTCCCATTCCAAAGCTCCCTTTCGCCATTCGTAGATGAAGCCGATGGTCAGAACGCCCAGGAACACCATCATGGACCAGAAGCCGAAGACGCCGATCTCGCCCAGGGACACGGCCCAGGGGAAGAGGAAGGCGACTTCCAGATCGAAGATGATGAACAGCAGGGTGACCAGATAGAAGCGCACGTCGAAACGGCTGCGTGCGTCGTCGAAAGCCTCGAAGCCGGATTCGTACGCCGAGAGCTTCTCGGGATCGGGGCGCTGCGGCGCCACGACGAAGGAGGCGATCACCATCGCGCCCGCCAAGCCGATCGCCAGCCCGATAAAGATAAGGATCGGGAGGTATTCGATTAAGAGTGCGTCCATATCCTCCGCTCCAAATGCCCGTTCGGCGGCGGCTCCGCGCTCGGGACTATAACGACCTCGCCTTACGCCGCAAGCCGCAAACGCAAGCGGCGGCAGGCGCAATGCTTCCCATGGAAGCTGCCAGCCGGACAAGCTCCATTAAAGCTACCGCATTGCAACACGCAAAGACGTGGAAAGCAAAGCCCCCAAGCGCTCTTAAAAGCACCGGGAACAAGAGACGCGCGGCAGCGCCGCCGCCGGTGAGCGGGAGAACGCCCGATTCTGCTTTCGGATTGCGATTTTGAAGGAGAACCGGGAAATGGCGGGAGTGACGGGACTCGAACCCGCGGCCTCTGGCGTGACAGGCCAGCGCTCTAACCGACTGAGCTACACCCCCGGAACCTTCCAGATTGGACTTCGTCCAGGGCGCCGCAGCCGTGACCGCGACGGAGCCGTGACTTACTCCAGCCCCCCGTGGCTGTCAAGCGAGCTGACGCGATTTTTGACCGCTTCCCGGCTGCCCGGCGAAGCGCAAGGGGCGGCGGGAGAAGCCGGCCTTTGCATATCGCCGTCCAGCGTGCAGACTCCTTTGCGTTCCAGAGGGGGAAGCCGCCGGACATGAGCAGCAAGAAACCTGAAAGCGAGCCTACGGTCCAAGCCAAGCTGCGTGCGCTCTACTTCGGAGACAGCCGCCTTTCCACACGCTTTCGTATCGGGTTGCTGATCTTCGATATCGCGACCCTGATTTTCTTCGTGGTGACCACGGCCCTACCCACAGGGACCAACCATTTCGGGCTGGACTACATCATTGCCGCGGTCATCGCCGCCGATCTCGCGGCCCGCACGATCATCGCGCCGCGCACCTGGCGCAGTCTCATGAGCCCCTTTGCTGTCGTGGACCTGCTGGTGATCTTCTCGCTGCTGGCGCCGCTGATCTTCGACAACCTCGCCTTCCTCAGGGTCTTGAGGATGCTGCGGCTGCTGCGCAGCTACCATGTCGTGAAGGAGTTGCGGGGGCATGTCGCGTGGTTCCGCAACAACGAGGACGCCCTGCGCTCGGCCACCAACCTCGTGGTCTTCGTCTTCTTCGTCTCGGCCGTCGTCTTCGTGCTGGAAGGGCGGAGCAATCCCGGCATCAGCTCCTTCCTGGATGCGCTCTATTTCACGGTCACCAGCCTGACCACCACGGGCTACGGCGACATCACCATGACGGACACCACCGGCCGGATCCTGACCGTCGTCATCATGGTGGTCGGCGTGGCGCTGTTCCTGCGTCTGGCGCAAACCATGTTCCGCCCGCAGAAGGTCCGCCACACCTGCGAGCAGTGCGGGCTGACCCGGCACGATCCCGATGCCGTGCACTGCAAGCACTGCGGCAACACTCTGAAAATAAAGACGGAAGGTGGCGATTGAGCCTGCTCGACCCGGCCCTGCGGCTGACGGCGCGGCGCTGGCCGACAGTGACCCTAGTGGTACTGGCGGCGATCAGCTACCTCTCCCTGGCGCCGCTCGATCAGCTGCCACCGGCGCCGGGCGGCGACAAGCTGCACCACCTGGCAGCCTATGCGCTGCTCGCCCTGCCCTCCGCGCTCGCCAGGCCGAAGGCTTGGCCGCTCCTGCTCTGCGGGTTCGTGGCCTGGGGCGGGGTCGTTGA includes:
- the nuoL gene encoding NADH-quinone oxidoreductase subunit L produces the protein MEALIVFLPLLGAIIAGFFGKKIGDRGAQIVTCSLLIVSAVLSCISFATIGFGEEKLKVIELFTWFDSGAFEASWALRIDTLSAVMLVVVTGVSAMVHVYSVGYMSHDKSIPRFMAYLSLFTFFMLMLVTADNFVQMFFGWEGVGLASYLLIGFWYEKPSANAAAIKAFLVNRVGDVGFALGIAGAFLLLGTVSFDQAFEAVPNFQDYTVNFLGIEGHALTIICLLLFIGAMGKSAQLGLHTWLPDAMEGPTPVSALIHAATMVTAGVFMLCRLSPIFEYAPDALTVVTIVGACTAFFAATVGTCQNDIKRVIAYSTCSQLGYMFFAIGVSAYSAAMFHLMTHAFFKALLFLGAGSVIHAVANEQDMRKMGGLWRTIPWTYGLMWIGSLALAGIPPFAGFFSKDMVLETAYAAHTNAGTFAYWAGVIAAFLTAFYSWRLLLMTFHGKFRGDQQVFEHAHESPKVMLIPLMVLATGAVLSGYVAYEWFVGDGREEFWALSILTLGDVIEEAHHVPAWVKYLPLVAGLSGIGLAYVAYMVAPGIPAVFTAKARPLYLFFLNKWYFDELYDRIFVRPAMYLGRGLWQTGDVLLIDGLGPNGLASAAKNLAARVSRLQSGFVYHYAFAMLIGVVFLISWYLLATIG
- the nuoK gene encoding NADH-quinone oxidoreductase subunit NuoK, which translates into the protein MLEIGLSHYLTLSAILFTLGIFGIFLNRKNVIVILMSIELMLLAVNINLVAFSTHLGDLVGQIFTMIVLTVAAAEAAIGLAILVVYFRNRGSIAVEDINMMKG
- a CDS encoding NADH-quinone oxidoreductase subunit J; its protein translation is MIVQALVFYLLAGIIVASAIMVIAARNPVHSVLFLILAFVNASGIFVLMGAEFLAMILVVVYVGAVAVLFLFVVMMLDINIVELRQGFLQYLPIGALIGLVLLAELILVFGAWAVAPEAASVAQQPIPPIDQVTNTEAIGRVLYTDYVYLFQACGMILLVAMIGAIVLTLRKREGVRRQSISKQVSRKVGDTIEVKKVPSRSGV
- the nuoI gene encoding NADH-quinone oxidoreductase subunit NuoI, which codes for MSFIDRSAKSLFLAELLGGMAMTLRYFFTPKVTLNYPYEKGPISPRFRGEHALRRYPNGEERCIACKLCEAICPALAITIESEPREDGSRRTTRYDIDMTKCIYCGFCQEACPVDAIVEGPNFEFAAETREELFYNKDKLLENGERWEYEIAQAIAKDAPYR
- the nuoH gene encoding NADH-quinone oxidoreductase subunit NuoH: MAEFFQGYALPGIIIVLQILAIVVPLLGAVAYLTYAERKVIGAMQLRKGPNTVGPLGLLQPLADGIKLLFKETILPAGANKIVFVAAPMLTFILAMVAWAVIPVGPGLVISDINVGILYLFAISSLGVYGVIMAGWASNSKYPFLGALRSAAQMVSYEVSMGFVIITVLLCVGSLNLTDIVEAQRGLWFAVPLLPMFVIFFISVLAETNRAPFDLPEGESELVAGFFVEYSSMTFALFFLGEYANMILMSAMTTILFLGGWLPIIDIAPFNWIPGPIWFAAKICLVLFFFLWVRATFPRYRYDQLMRLGWKVFLPFSLLWVVLTAGVLVAFDWLPK
- the nuoG gene encoding NADH-quinone oxidoreductase subunit NuoG produces the protein MPKVTVDGIEIEVPAGVTVLQACEMAGKEIPRFCYHDRLSIAGNCRMCLVEMEKAPKPIASCAMPVGEGMVIKTDTDKVKKARKGVMEFLLINHPLDCPICDQGGECDLQDQAMAYGFDRSRYEENKRAVTEKYMGPLIKTIMTRCIHCTRCVRFSTEIGGVEQMGLVNRGEHAEITSLEQAVNSELSGNVVDVCPVGALTSRPYAFHARPWELRKTLSVDVMDAVGSNIRVDVRGREVLRVLPRLHEGINEEWIHDKTRHAIDGLKKRRLDRPYLRRDGKLQPVSWEVAFQAIADKLSVLKGEQVAAIAGDLCEVESMLALKDLMSSLGSANIDCRQDGAKGDPGVRASYLFNSSIAGIEQADACLIVGSNPRWEAAMVNARLRKRFLRGGFRVGVIGQPVDLTYETDYLGAGPDSLKELAEGKGAFAEVLEKAEKPMIILGSGVLARADGDALLALARQVAERFGMVSGDWNGFNVLQRAASRVGGLDIGFAPGEGGRDTTGILEGCEKGDIGLVWLLGADEIDMGRLGDSFVVYQGHHGDAGAHRADVILPGAAYTEKNGTYVNVEGRVQLGRLAAFPPGEAREDWTILRAFSPLTGKALPYDSLGELRQHMIEVNPLFAAIDQVPKAAWEAFGMDGRIASEAFDLPIENFYMTDPISRASETMAACSEAFVWNKGEATGTDG
- the nuoF gene encoding NADH-quinone oxidoreductase subunit NuoF gives rise to the protein MLSDKDRIFQNLYGQQDWRLKGAEKRGVWDKTKELLDLGPEEIVERIKASGLRGRGGAGFPTGLKWSFMPKQSDGRPAYLVVNADESEPGSCKDREIMRNDPHMLLEGCLVAGFAMRCTKAFIYIRGEYWEPWVRLEEAVAEAREAGYLGKNACGSGYDFDIVIHRGAGAYICGEETALIESLEGKKGQPRLKPPFPAAVGVYGCPSTVNNVETIAVAPTILRRGADWFAGLGRPNNTGTKIYSISGHVEQPCNVEEEMGIPLRELIEKHAGGVRGGWDNLLAVVPGGSSVPVIPKDVCDNVLMDFDSLKEAKSGLGTAAVMVMDKSTDIVEAIARFSHFYMHESCGQCTPCREGTGWMYRVMTRMVQGRADVEEIDNLLDVSYQVEGHTICALGDAAAWPVQGLIRHFRPELEKRIADYKKNHQTAAE
- the nuoE gene encoding NADH-quinone oxidoreductase subunit NuoE; its protein translation is MSLKITSHPEPRDKGFEFTPENQKKAEAYIARYPEGRQASAVLYLLYLAQEQNGNWVSPACIEHVARLLDMAPIRVYEVSSFYTMFNQKPVGDHLVQVCRTSHCWLNGSDAITKACLEAAGTSKLGETSEDGKVTVTEVECLGACCNAPMFQVNDRDYYEDLTPERAKEIVAALRKGEKPEPGSQKGRLSSIPEGGPTTLQDTFGKEGA